The nucleotide window AGCCACATTCGCTCAGACGGGAGGGCTAGGTCCTCAAATTTCtctgcattttcttttaaaattaactgGTGCcagtctcctcctctctcccaggaGCAGCAGAATTAGGAACATTTGCCCTAACCACTCCTGGGGAGTTTGGGGGTGTCCAGCACAACATGGGACACTCCATTCAAGCAGGGAGGGGGTTTtcttctccccacctcctgccccagtgtgttgaggagggggagagaatcacCAACTAGAAAAAGAGAGTAGCCCCCTACTCCCCCTTTCTAAAAAATAAGTGGCATCAATTCCCTGCAGTGTTACTGAACTGGAAAGACTCCACTGCAGGGACTTTACAGCTTCTGGGGCTGCTGCTGTAATCTTAGTAAATCCTGTGTGCCCCAGGACTCGACCATGCACAGCCTGGGCAATGCAGAGGTAGCAGCGCTACTGCTTGGGTTACAAAGCACTTAAATGCCCCAGCGAGAGAGAAGTGTCACCAAAGCCAAGGATGTTTTGTTTGGAAGTGTCACATGTTGGCTCACAGAGGTGACTCAAGGCTGAACTCGACAGACTTTATCCAGCCCTCTCCTTGAGAAAGGCACCTCCTCGCTAGAGCCTCAGGCTCCTCTCGGCTGTCAACAATCATACAACACTTTAATGAGGGGGCTCAGCATCTCCCCACTGAAACACAGCACGGGCATTTCCAGTTTAATGGTCCATCTCATCTCTCTGGAGCAGCAATTAgtaccctccccacaccccctcccgcccCGGCAAGGTTTCTAAATCACAGTAATGGTCAGAGAGATGGCTGCCTAGTGAGGTGGCAGAAAGATGCTCCGTTCCCAGCTAGGATGTGTCTAGCAGAAGAGTTTGAGGAAGCAGTTCTGACAGTAGGGCTTGTCATTCTGTTCCTTGAAGGTTCCTTTGTTGAGCTGCTTGAGGCAGAAGGCACAGACAAAGTGTTCTGGATGAAATTTCTTGGCCATGGCAGTGATGCAGCGTCCTGTGATGGGCTTCTGGCAGCCGGAACACAGCGAGCCGCGGCGTTCATGATAATGCACCTCACAGTAGGGCTGCCCATCATGCTCAAAGAAGCTGCCGTTGATGAACGGCGTGAAACATTCCTGCGGGAGGAGGAAGAAGCAAAAGGGAACTGATTGATATGGCAAGCTGGGGACACAGGCAACTCCACAATCCATGCCTTTGCCTGCCATGCACCTAGCTGCctcctgcaggaagtggccagGGTGAATCATCTTCATccagcagaaaggggctgcagaagTACTGCTGCAAAGATGATCGGCTCCCAGCAGAGACAGGGTTACTGAGCATAAGCAGGGCAgatacagcagctgggagggaaaATAAAGCCCTCAACTATAGTTCATGTTCCTTTACTCCAGGCTGGCTTTATTAACACAAAATCTAAACCCCAAAGCAAAACTACTGACAACACTTGGTAAGCAACACCAGAACCTCTCCTGCTTCGAGtaagctgggagggaagggaacaCCTCCATCCACAGAGGTAGCTGCCACCACAGCAGCTTTTATAGCTaacccatcccagctcacccagGTGATAGGCAGGGAAGCCAGGCTTTCCTGGAATTCCTTATGCTCCAGGGAATCAGGAGCACCTTTTACCTTGTCACAGTGGTTTGGTTTTCATTTCTTTAGCTGTATCTGCCCTGCTTACGCTCGTCTCAGTGAAAAAGAAGATGACGGCAGTAGGTTTTTCTTAAATTACCCATTTAGAATGCCAGATATTATGTATATTCCCTGGGACAGCACCCTCCTTGATGCATCCCAAACTATACACATACAGGAGTCACTTCACCACTGAAACACAGTGGCAGGCAGAAGGTGACAGCCACTGGAGAAATGTGGAGAGGGGAGAAATTTTGGGCAAAGACCCTGGGGACAAGTCCATACCCTTACAAAAGTGATACTGGGTCTTTAATGTCTATAAAAAGAAGCTGTTAGAGACCGATTTTTTTAACAGGCACCCATCTCTCTATAATGGTTATCACTGTCAAAGCCCCGTGCAGGTATTAATGGCTGTACTGTCACTACAGTCGTGGGAAGTTAGGAgaaatttccccctcccccattttacagatggggaaactgagggataGAGCCATTAAGGGACTTCCGCAGGGTCAACAGGTCAGCAGCAAAGTCGAGAACAGAAGCCAGATGTCCTGAGTCCTAGTTTTGTGCTTGAACGtccagaccatccttcctccctaggGACATGCACACGAATGCATGTGCATGCATGGTTGGACATGTACTTAGTCACAGGCAGatgcaaacagagccctgcatgcaggcctccagcaggctgcagcagtaAGTGCATATCCATGCATGTTCACACACAGTGAACGGCAAGGAACTTCGGCTGCTTGCTGCGTTCAAAGGCAGCAGGTACCTGGGAGCCTGATGCTGAGACTACGAAGCCGTCACCTCCATTTGAAAACAAACACTGGAAACTGGCCTTACTTTAACAACAGAAAGACAGAAGCTGCCCAAAAGCTGCTGGCCCCACTAACAGGCAGCAGCGGGAAGAATGCCGAGCAGCATCTCCTGAGCAGAAGAAAAGCCTGAACCCAGGTCCAGGCAAGGAGAGAGCTGGTCAGCTGCCCACAAGACTGCCAGAATTTCTATTCACAGGGCCCTTCTGAGTGATGGAGAGTTTCAGACGGACAGGTCAGCCAACTCCTCTTTCATGCTGGCTGCTCTGCAGCAGAGGAAAGCAGActagtggtctgagcacaggatCTGAAACAGGAACACACAGGTTCTGACCCTTATTTTGAACTCTGCCTTTCTGCTTCCGTCTCGGTAACACGTGGCTGATATTAATCTTTACGCTGCTCCTGGGAGATGGGTAAATATTTGCAAGGCTCTTTGAAGATGTGCTAAGTATTTATTCTGCAGCATTACAGTTCATTATGCAGCAGCATATTCAGTTTACAGCTATTTCATTAGTTTCCAAGTTGATCCAAACAGGTCAGTCTCATTAAGTTTACATTTCCAGAGTAAGCACACGAGGAAGCTCCTCAAATCagtgtgctgaggcagagtgctgAGAAAGCTTAGCTCACTGTTACTAAGAAACCACTGGAAAAATTCTGTGCTTATCAGTGAACTGCTGCAGAAACCCATAACTGTGGCTATGGGGGAGGGAATTAAGCCCCTAGAGAACTGAACGGAAACAGGCAGAGAAGCAAGAGGGTGCGTGGTCACTTGCACACTATGTATTTTGTGGGGCTGTCCAGTGCTGGAACAGACCCCCTGTTCTGATGGAGGTAACCAACAGACACCCACCTAGGGGAATTGGGAGAGGGGTCAGATGACAGTGGGACAGCACAGGCTCTCTTACCCGACAGACAAAGCACTCAGGGTGCCACAGGGTATTCAAGGCAGAGATGTAATTTTCCAGGATGGCCCGGGCGCAGCCCCCACACTTTGGAGCAAACATGTCGAAGTAATCCTTGCGGCAATAGGCTTTGCCATCCTTCTCATGAAACCCTGCCAAGGACACAAGGGAAAAACAGAGCCAGACAGCATCAGCGTGTGACCTTTATTCATGGGAACACCCAGCCAGACTCCATGGGGCCAACAGGGTGGCTGGGatccccagtcacagaccagcgTTATCCCTTATTCTGCTATAGGAGGAGCACATGCTTCGCCTCCTGTAGTCTCCATATGGAAATAGCAATCACCGTTAGCTCCCCATCCACTAAGTAACACCACGGTCTCTCTCTACTCCCACACCCCCAGTTTTCTACATCACTTGCTCTATGACAGGGAACTACACTTCACGTCGTgctcccccttacccctgtccgtgCCCCACTCCCCGGAGCTGCGGTCGGAAGCGGGGCTAcgactctggggggaggggtggacagGCTAAGGTGGGCGAGGATGGGGCTGGAACCCGGGCGGGGCTAcgactctggggggaggggtggacagGCTAATGTGGGAGAGGGTGGGGCTGGAACCCGGGCATGGCTGCAACTCCTGAGGGGAGGGGTGGACAGGCTAAGGTAGGCGAGGatggggctggagcccgggccaGGAGTGGAGTTGCAGCCAGGGCTGCAGTCGGGAGCGGGGCTGCGACTCTGAGGGGAGGCACAGACAGGCTAAGGTGGGCGAGGatggggctggagcccgggccaGGAGTGGAGTTGCAGCCAGGGCTGCAGTCGGGAGCGGGGCTGCGACTCTGAGGGGAGGCACAGACAGGCTAAGGTAGGCGAGGATGGGGCTAGAGCCCGGGGCAGGAGTGGAGTTGCAGCCGGGGCTGCAGTCGGGAGCGGGGCTGCGACTCTGAGGGGAGGCACAGACAGGCTAAGGTAGGCGAGGatggggctggagcccgggccaGGAGTGGAGTTGCAGCCGGGGCTGTGGTCGGGTTCAGAACCGCAGCCAGGCCAAGCGCCAGAGGACGGGGCCACAGCTGgaagcagagtggggctgaggggcGCTTCCTCTTCACCCCCTATGGGAGCTAGACTGGGCCCTGCTGCTCCCCCGAAacctgccccacagtttggggaccactgctgtatgGAAAGGACCCATCACAGCCCCTTATGTTGCCTCCACCCCTACCCCTTACTTGCTTCACCAGAGTGGCTTCTCTCTGCACAAACCAATAGTACCTTCAGGTCCAAAGAAAGCACCACACTGCGCACAAAAGAAGTGTTCCGGGTGCCATGtcctgtccagagctgtcaccaCTTTCTGTTTGGGAGAAACCACAAATAGTGAGCGCTCAAACACCAGTGCTGAGTGCAGCAACAATCAGCTGTGCTTAAAGAGCTGAGCCAAGCCCCCTCCTTGGGGATTcaatctcccccactcccctttaCCGTAACAAGGTCAGACACACCACTCCTTTCCTCTAGACCCGGGGGAGAAGGGGACACAGTCCTGTGCAGTACTCTGAAACTCAGCAGGAATGCCTCCTACCATGGTATCCCATTGAGGAAAATCAGGAGATTCTTAAGGCAGTGAGTTCAGTAAAGTTGCAATGGAGCAAATTTAGTTCAGCAGAACCTGCCCTCTCATTGCAGGACcctccagcagatggagggagaTACTTGCACTGGGTCCAATTATTTCCCCTACAGCACTAGGGTGAAGGAAGAATAGGGGTCCCAAAACTACAGAAGAGTCATCGGAGTAGATGGATGTGCGCTTTTCTGACAGTACAGCGCCAGACTCCCCCACGCACAGCCAAGAGAGAGACTCCTACTGACACGTGCGGGCTCAGGGACTCACATCGAGGATGGGCCCGTTGCAGTAGTAGCAGCGAGGAGAGAAGAGATTATGATAGTCCTTCTCACAGTAGGGCTGACCATCGCGTTCAAAAAAGTTGCGTGACCCGATTTCCTCCTGGCAGTGGGTGCAAACAAAGTGCTCTGGGTGCCAGGTTTTCCCCATGGCTGTGACGACCTGTAGGGAAGAAGGAGCAGTTATGGGGGACGACTCTACTTCTTTGCTGTGGCAACTCATGTGACAACACACCAGGTAGAGTTTGGCACTAACTACACGTTCTACTACTCAAGTGAGCCCTGGACTGGGGTAGCATGAAAACTGAATTACCTATCATCTCAGGAGAGGGCAGTCCCTCAAGGGCAGGGTAGAGGTCACTGGAGGAGCTTACAGCGTACCTGGCCAGTGGATAAATAGAGTACTTCAGTTTCTTCAGCATCGCCAGTCCCTTCAGCCTCATGACACAGCCCTCCCAGTTACTCCTTGCTGTAGCCCAAGGCTTAGCAACAAGATGGTGCCTCCGACTCACCTGTCCAGCAATTGGTTTCTTGCAGGCTCCACAAACACCTTTGGCAACGGTAGCTACTCCCAATTTATTAAGGTCAGACTGGAGGCTTCCCAACATACTGTCCAACTGGCTGCCAGGTTTTGGGAGTGCAGACGGAGGGGAGCTGCCCCCAGCTTTCCCCTGGGCCATGAACTGCAAAGAAAAAACCCAGTCAGTGTAAGGCAAGCACTGTACGGCTTCTCAGGGATTTCTGCAGTctctgaacataagaacggccatactgggtcagaccaaaggtccatcgaacccagtatcctgtcttctgaagcacgtggcattggccactgtcagagggaatagaacaggtagtcatcaaaTGATCCAACCCTCTGCCCACAGCTCTTCAGCTGTTCTGCATATGGACAGACCAGGACTTGCTCTGGAGAGGCTAATGTGTCTGCAGAAGCCAGTGAGAACCAGGTGCAGAGATGCACCCTTGTTACAATGAGGCTGTGACAAAAGTGTGGCTTCCCCAGAGACCCCAGGAGCTAGATCATCAGAGTGTTGAGGGGTGGAGATTTGGCTCTCCTCACCCTCCCAATAAGGCAGAGATTACCAGAAAAAGTGCTGGGGGCCTGCTGGTAGAGCCTCTACGGAGATCTTCCCTTTATTTCACAGGTTCCTGGCCGGCTTACAAAGGCCGAGGCATGCTCTCtgagtggttcccaaactgtctCCTCTTCCCTGTCACAAACAGTTGTTGCTGTTTCTCCAGtctcttctctcctttccttcACAGTCTCCTTCTCACCCTCCCACACCTTGTCTCTTCTTTTCAGGGtattttccccctttcccttctgcatcgtttctctctctttctgtgcccTCTTGGGTAgctctgaccccactccccagcttcaCCAAAGGCTGCAATGGGAGCAGCCAGGGAAGGTGGGGAGCATTCAAGGAATCACCTGTTGCTTTACCTGGCAGCTCATTAGTAGTGTGTGCGtctgcatggggaggaggtggcagGCCAGCAAACACTGCACGATACACATGCGAGATTTACAGGGGGAGTGTGGAGAAGGGATAAGAAAGGTCTTTGGAAGCCCACTTTGGGAATCACCTTAATAAATACATAACTTTGAAACCCGTtttccactgggaggggggaacagatgtattttctttagtAACATAACCTCAAGAAgaagtggggagaagagagaggaagTGTGCAGGACTTCGCTCTTTATGGTCTGTCTGGATACTCATCTCCATGTGATATGGGGCAAACTCAGAGTTCAGGTCCTGTTACATAAAGTGTAGGTTATTTTGCTTAACCCTGCAGTACAATGGCGGCTGTCAGGTTCAGAGAACTCCACTGAGCCATTTTCTGAAGGGGCCTTTTGGGTGGATTATGGACATTATGCTGCGTTTCTGTTAAAAGTGAAACTACACAGCCACAATACTAACAACATTTGTGAAAAAAGTGCAGGGTGGAAGGACTGAAACAACCAAGCATCCCAGCACTTGTACTGCTAGACTGCCATGGAGTGCCAAAGGGAACGGACACATGCTGAAGTGCCCTAGAGCCCTGGTTTTAATGTAGGGCCCCTTCTCCCGCACACACAGGGAGTGCCACCCACCATCCTGTGGCTACTGGCATTAGATATTGTCCATATACGCTAGTCAAGTACTAACACTGGTTTCCATCTGTTCTGCCAGAAGCTGCATACCACATGTGCACGTTACCCCATCATGCCTGACCAGCATCCAAAAGATCAGTAGCACTCTGTGTGACGTTGTGCAGTCTATacggttttataaaaatatgaaaagtGAACAtactgtaactggaatatgcttcatgcaaaagggctcttgtaaggcatcattacaaagcttataatctactgaatgtgatcatcctatttgtatagaTGTCCTATTTGTATAGaggttctgtctgttactacttggaaccacttaaatcctactttctgtatttaataaaatcactttttacttattaattaacacctgggggagcaaacaactgtgcatatctctctatcagtgttataaagggcaAACAATCTATGAGTTtacctgcataagctttatacagagtaaacagatttatttgggtttaaaccccattgggagttggagatctgagtgctaaagacaagcacacttctgtgagctgttttcaggtaaatctgcagctttggggcaagtaattcagaccctgggtctttgttgggaCAGACTGGAGTgtttggctcagcaagacagggtgctggaatcctaagctggcagggaaaacaggagcagaggtagtcttggcacatcaggtggcagctcacagggggtttctgtgatccaacccgtcacgcTCTGCTCCTAATGGAACATAATACACCTCCTTCCTACTATCCCTCTGACCCCTCTCCTAAGACAGCTGGTTCTGGCAGTTCAGCACCATGAAGTGCACACTCAACATAAAGGTCTCTCTCTAGTCCATCGACCTTCAAAACTCTTATTCTACGCTGTGATGAACAAGGGCATTTTTGTAATATTTCCATGATTcttatgtgtgcctcagtttaccaccAGGTTTTGCACCGAGTGTAAAGGGAAGGGATGAGGTGTTGACTCAGCAGCCTTGCTGGAAACCAGAGTCAAAACCAACTGAATGAAGTCTACACATGTAAGTGGAGGATCAGAAGTGACAATGGACCCTCCAGTCCCTGGGACATTCACACCTAGCGACCAACAGCCAAGAGGAAGATTCCCCCCCCCATTTCTCTACAGGGAAGCAGAGCAAAGGCCCCGGGACCATTAGGCAAGCACTGTACAGTCCTCAGGGAATTTCTGCAGTCTCTGCTCCAGAGCTCTTCAGCTGTCCTGCATGCAGACGGAGAAAGGAAAGGTATCAGGTGGTATTTTATAAGCTGTGCTCAGAGAGATACGCAGAACACACACCCCACCTGAAACCAGACAACAGGACAAAGACAGAGCCAAAATGAATTCTACAGCAACTTGGCTGAGTAGAGCTCTGACGTTGGCCACACTGAACTGTGTCTTAATCTTTGCTTCTCTGTGATCACCCCTAAGGACTTTCAGATTCTGTACCCCCAGCTGACTGATACATTGGTTTGATGTCACTAATACTGGGAGCACTGCACTCTGAAGGAGTGAAGGACACCTCCCACTGGAGTCTGGCTCTGCCGGATTTGCTGCAGGGAGTCATGGAGGGAAACAGGGCTGCTGGCACCCAAAAGCCCAGTTTCAGAATATGTGGAGTCTTGCCCCTGTGGAACTGGGTGGGTCCTTGGGGCCTGGCACATTAAAGGGGTACCCCAAAAGGACTGGTTACAGGCTGGggcacagaccagaccctgtgGATCTGACACACAAGCATTTGTCACTTTTACCTACAGTGCAAATTCCCCAAGACAATGTTATGAAGAGGAAACATCTTGCTGGACACAGAGTGTAGGATTCTCCCTCTCTAAACTGCAGGGCAgtcaggggcctgatcctgagaggtgcagaGTACAGTTAATTGGTGACgttcagcacctctaaaaattaGACCAGTGAATCCAGACTGATCATAACTCAAGAGTATAGGCAATGGGAGTGGGTAGACCTAGCCCTTACACCCAGGCTTCTCTGGAGCTGATTTTTCTCTAGCTTCAGCACCATTCCTAGTCTGATCCCTGTAGCACTTCAGAGCCAACACAAAAAAGGTAACAATACAAATGTGTGGGTGCCCATATGATGCAACAGAGGGGCACAGGGAGCCACATGCTTCCTCATCCTGGCCAGGGGCCTGTGGCCATTGGACAGGGGGTGCAGAAACCAACTAGAAATAGACATATGAGAAGTGCAGTGTCACTTGCAGAGAGGATGGCAATGAATGGAATGCACAGTGacacttccctccctgcccccgggaCCAGCCAGCCTCAGCTAACTTCAGTGCAGCCACGGACATCTCAGTGCGGAACAACGTGCGTGGACTTGACCTTTACTGGTGGTACTGCAAGGGATGCAGTTCCTTCTggaaatattacacacacacacacacaccccaatgcCTGCACTTTGTAGAGAAACTCGCATGAGCACAGCCCCTTTAGGAACACTACCAATGCACACCACACTCGCGTGCTAGAAATGCTCATGCAAAGGCCTTTCAAATTCCTTCCCTAATTTAAAAGGTCTGCCACTGCTGTCAGGTTCAGCAATACCCCTGCAAACAGCAGACCATGCATAGAAAAACAACAATCCGGCATTCATAGCAACAGGGTCTCTAGGAACAGCTCAGAGGACTGTGCCAGAATCACATCCCTCTTGCCTTAACAGCACACCATGCTGAGAGGGGAAACAGAAAGGGTATCCTGCCTTCTCATGGGCGGGCGGTACGAGGGGTGGCCGAGCAGCAAGTGGATTGGTGCGTCGGACCAGCGGCGGAGTAGGGATCACCTGCAAAGTATGACAACAATTCATGATGCAGAGGAGTCTCCTTTGATTGACTGGTGCTTGTGGAGACTGAAGCTATACTGCACTGGCTTGTGTATGAGGGTCACTACCTACAATGAATGGAATCAGGCTTGTTCAGGTACACTTTTCTAGCAATATTCTTCCTGGGTTTAGAGAGCAGGACATACAGAGCAGCTATTTATTGCCTCTGCACTACTCTCCAAGCCCCACAGAATCCCAGCTGAGCAGTGTCCACATGGGTGGGGGTTCAGGGGCATGTGGAATCACTGTTCAGCCTCTTCTTCTGGTTCTCAGGCTTTTCCACatatttctcccctcccctcagtgcCACACTGTGGAAGGGAATATTGGGCCCTAAACTAATGGACTTGATTCCTTCAGTTCAATGGCAAGAAACAAAGATCATGGTCCATTCCCAGTGCCACATATATGTGGCCAACAAATGGACATAGGATCTGGATCGTTCCATACATGTGCACCTCACACTGCTATAAAAGGGACAAATCGGATAGAAAAATCAGCCACTGGCAACACTAAACTCATCTTCTGTAGAGCAGCCCAGTACCAGCCTTTACCCAAACGTTCTACCTAGAGAGCCAACAGGCCAAGAAGTACTGGATTCAGACTTGTAATTGCTCTGTTAAATGAAGAGCACAAGGAAAAGCATGCCTGCATCGGTGGGAAGAATGGATCTTCATCAGTCTGACAGCCAACAGAAGATAGTGTCTTGGCAGGAGAAGACGCTACCATTGGCTTACTCAGCATGGCAGGAGGAATCTGGGCTTGGGGAGAATGGAGGAATCTATGTTCTTCAGAGGGAGGAGTGCCCACCACAGAGAGTTCCTGGTAGTCATCAGAAGAAGTCTCCCACTGGAACAGAGGCTGGGGAGGCAAGCTGAAgtagcaggagactggactaggaGCAGTAGCAGAGGGTACATAGGAAGGTTGTGGTGGgtatggaggaggaggtggagggagtggagagggaacaGAGTGAGAAGAGGAAGCAGCTTTGGCAGGGAAAATCTTGGCAGCTTCTTTGGGACACTGGAGTTGGGGAGAAGCTGGCACAGAGACTGTTCTTCTCATGGGCAGGGGGGATTCTGGAGGAATTATAATCTagaaagaaaggagggagacAGGTGAACAAATCTGGAGACGAACCGAGAAGCACTTCCTGCAACAGAAGGACAGGCAGCATGAAACAGACGGTAACATGGCACTCACTACCTAGCAATTCTCTACTTTCCTTTCAAAATAGTCTTCCTTTCACGTCAGAACACAGGGTGCAAGCAGGCCAACCTCACTGCTGTAGCCAACCAGAAACAGAGGCCATGGTGCCATTTTCAATAGACCTTCTTTGAGGAAGTGCCAGAGTCTCAAGGAGAAGGCAGTTAGCAACACCCATCTGGCTATAAGCACTTCAGGGCAGGTTCCTTATGAAAGAAATACGGTCTGCTTATTGACTGACCTCCCCACTGTGGAATGAAAATAAACTCAATTCAATGCCTGACCTTAGATAGCATTAGACTTCCTATCAGATAACACTGCCTTCCCAAGAGATTGCTTACTCCAATTCCTGCAGAGCTGGGATTTGGATTTCCTAGCTGATCTGAAAAGGGAACACTGCTAGGGCAGAGGAGTCAGATTCCAACGCTATCCCAGGACTCTCAAGAGACCTGTCACTCCCACCTCCTACTCTATGTCTCCATTAGAGACCTTCTGAGCAGAGCGACACAGGGGAAAACCCTAGTACAGAGTTTACGCTCTACCTTCTGTACTTGCTGTCCACCATCCTGCTGCTTCCTTTGTGGCCTGGCGGTGACAATGACTCCCTCAGTCAGCCAGCCTTCCTGGCTTTTCCATTCCTCCTCTTCCAGTTTGCTGATTCCCAATCTGTCTTGCAGCTCTTCAATCAAGCGATCCTGGGACACAGTCTTATGAAATATGACTGGCCCTACTTTCCGCCTCGGTGAGCGCTCACGATACATTGGGTGCACGTTTAAGGTCTTTCTTGTCCTCTCAATTACAGATTTTATCTGAATGACAAGGTGACAGTTTCAGCATGAAGAGAGCAATGCAACAGCAAGCCCCAAGAGGCAGCAGCACAAAGCCAAACTATTAGTGACAACTGTGAGCATGAAGAGTGATGGTATTTACTGCACAATGCCAAAGTTCCTCTTGGCACAGCCCAGAGCAGTGACTCAGTGCAAGGAAAATCCCAGCCAGACCAGTCATAGCAGCCAAAAAGAACTCCGGCTACAAAATGAAGACAGATTATCCAGCACGAAGCCATGATTTGAGGTACAAGGTCACAGTTCAACAAGATCACCCCATTAGGTGTTATGGTTTCCCTCACACCACAGTGATCCATGTCAACTTCTTTTCATCTCTCCCCTATGCAGTTCTGGGGGAAATGCCCCAGCAGAGAGGATTCTGGGATGCACACAGCATTTCTAGTGCTGGAAGGCCCGTAGGAGCTCCAGTGTCAATACAGATCTAAGCCAGCAGGGAAGAGGAGTTGCTATGCCAAGTCTGGACAGTCATTAGCAAA belongs to Gopherus flavomarginatus isolate rGopFla2 chromosome 15, rGopFla2.mat.asm, whole genome shotgun sequence and includes:
- the PXN gene encoding paxillin isoform X5; this translates as MDDLDALLADLESTTSHISKRPVFLSEETPYSYPTGNHTYQEIPVPPPVPPPPSSEALNGTVIDPLDQWQPSVSRYIHQQPQSQSPVYSSSAKSSSASVPRESVCSSSSRASEEEHVYSFPNKQKSAEPSPTMMSSSLGSNLSELDRLLLELNAVQHSPPSGFPTDEASRSPSLPSGTGPHYVVPESSSSLGMKAAPPTKEKPKRNGGRGIEDVRPSVESLLDELESSVPSPVPAITVNQGEVSSPQRVTSSQQQTRISASSATRELDELMASLSDFKFMAQGKAGGSSPPSALPKPGSQLDSMLGSLQSDLNKLGVATVAKGVCGACKKPIAGQVVTAMGKTWHPEHFVCTHCQEEIGSRNFFERDGQPYCEKDYHNLFSPRCYYCNGPILDKVVTALDRTWHPEHFFCAQCGAFFGPEGFHEKDGKAYCRKDYFDMFAPKCGGCARAILENYISALNTLWHPECFVCRECFTPFINGSFFEHDGQPYCEVHYHERRGSLCSGCQKPITGRCITAMAKKFHPEHFVCAFCLKQLNKGTFKEQNDKPYCQNCFLKLFC